One window of Nocardia sp. NBC_00508 genomic DNA carries:
- the yhjD gene encoding inner membrane protein YhjD — protein sequence MQVIDNIKAGLERRIQTLPWLDHLVRAAGRYERQRGDYYAAGITYFTVLSLFPLLMIAFAVAGVVLSSNPDLLGELQAKIVENIPGTFGDQINDLVGKAVESRRTVGALGLLVGIYTGLGWMANLRAALTEQWEQKTPDGNWFMTKLSDLGALVGLGLAFAVSLGLSALASSALGTRLLSSLGLEQLPGAGVLLTLLSTLFGFLASWAVFAWVIARLPREPVTLASAARAAALAALAFEVFKIVASIYLRSVLSSPAGATFGSIIGLMVFTYVTYRIVLFATAWAATAVENEPEAEIPPPAPAVIAPRAPAREIPVGVGAAFFGAGALAALALSGLRRLPGRR from the coding sequence GTGCAGGTGATCGACAACATCAAAGCCGGGCTCGAACGCCGGATTCAGACGCTGCCGTGGCTGGATCATCTGGTCCGGGCGGCCGGGCGCTATGAGCGACAACGCGGCGACTATTACGCGGCCGGTATCACGTACTTCACTGTGCTGTCGCTGTTTCCACTGCTGATGATCGCGTTCGCGGTGGCGGGCGTGGTGCTGTCCAGCAATCCGGACCTGCTCGGCGAGTTGCAGGCCAAGATCGTCGAGAACATCCCGGGCACGTTCGGCGACCAGATCAACGACCTGGTCGGCAAGGCGGTCGAGTCGCGGCGCACGGTCGGCGCGCTCGGTCTGCTCGTCGGCATCTACACCGGCCTCGGCTGGATGGCCAACCTGCGGGCCGCGCTCACCGAGCAGTGGGAGCAGAAGACGCCGGACGGCAATTGGTTCATGACCAAGCTCTCCGATCTGGGCGCGCTGGTGGGTCTCGGTCTTGCCTTCGCGGTGTCGCTGGGGCTCTCGGCGCTGGCGTCGAGCGCCCTCGGCACGCGGCTGCTCAGCAGCCTCGGCCTCGAACAGCTACCCGGTGCCGGGGTGCTGCTGACGCTGTTGTCGACCCTGTTCGGGTTCCTGGCCTCCTGGGCGGTGTTCGCCTGGGTCATCGCCAGGCTGCCGCGCGAACCCGTCACCCTGGCCAGCGCGGCCAGGGCAGCGGCGCTGGCCGCGCTGGCATTCGAGGTGTTCAAGATCGTCGCCTCGATCTACCTGCGATCGGTGCTGAGCAGCCCGGCCGGCGCCACCTTCGGCTCGATCATCGGTCTGATGGTGTTCACCTACGTCACCTACCGGATCGTCCTGTTCGCCACCGCCTGGGCCGCCACCGCCGTCGAGAACGAGCCGGAAGCCGAGATCCCGCCGCCCGCCCCCGCGGTGATCGCGCCGCGAGCCCCCGCGCGCGAGATCCCGGTGGGTGTGGGTGCCGCTTTCTTCGGTGCGGGCGCTCTTGCGGCTCTCGCCCTTTCGGGGTTACGCCGGTTGCCCGGCCGCCGGTGA
- the trpS gene encoding tryptophan--tRNA ligase, translated as MSSPAPTPAAERKQRVLSGIQPTSSSFHLGNYLGALQYWVTMQDDYDALYFIPNLHAITVPQDPEELKARTKAAAAQLLALGIDPKKSTLFAQSQVPEHAELAWVLSCVTGFGEASRMTQFKDKSVKQGAENATVGLFTYPVLMAADILLYRAQQVPVGEDQRQHLELTRNLAQRFNTRFKKTFVVPEAHIVKGTAKIYDLQDPTAKMSKSASTDAGLINLLDDPKITAKKVKSAVTDTEREIRYDPELKPGVSNLLVILSSLTGTPIVTLEKDFEGKGYGELKADVADALVEFVTPLRAKVQEYMADQGELDRILAAGAERAREIAGNTLAQVYDRVGLLAR; from the coding sequence ATGTCCAGTCCTGCGCCCACCCCGGCCGCCGAACGCAAGCAGCGGGTTCTGTCCGGGATCCAGCCGACCAGTTCCTCGTTCCATCTCGGGAACTACCTTGGCGCGCTGCAGTACTGGGTGACCATGCAGGACGACTACGACGCGCTGTATTTCATCCCGAACCTGCACGCGATAACGGTGCCGCAGGATCCCGAGGAGCTGAAGGCGCGCACGAAGGCCGCCGCCGCGCAGCTGCTGGCGCTCGGCATCGACCCGAAGAAGTCCACCCTGTTCGCGCAGAGCCAGGTGCCCGAGCACGCGGAGCTGGCCTGGGTGCTCAGCTGTGTCACCGGGTTCGGCGAGGCGAGCCGGATGACCCAGTTCAAGGACAAGTCGGTGAAGCAGGGCGCGGAGAACGCGACCGTCGGCCTGTTCACCTACCCGGTGCTGATGGCCGCGGACATCCTGCTCTATCGCGCCCAGCAGGTTCCGGTCGGTGAGGATCAGCGCCAGCATTTGGAGCTGACCCGAAACCTCGCCCAGCGCTTCAACACCCGGTTCAAGAAGACGTTCGTGGTGCCGGAGGCGCATATCGTCAAGGGCACGGCGAAGATCTACGACCTGCAGGACCCGACCGCGAAGATGAGCAAGTCGGCCTCCACCGACGCGGGCCTGATCAACCTGCTCGACGACCCGAAGATCACCGCGAAGAAGGTGAAATCGGCGGTCACCGACACCGAACGCGAAATCCGCTACGACCCCGAACTGAAACCGGGCGTGAGCAACCTGCTGGTGATACTGAGTTCGCTGACCGGGACGCCGATCGTCACGCTGGAGAAGGACTTCGAAGGCAAGGGCTACGGCGAGCTCAAGGCCGACGTCGCCGACGCGCTGGTGGAATTTGTCACGCCGTTGCGGGCGAAGGTGCAAGAGTATATGGCGGATCAAGGCGAACTCGATCGCATCCTCGCCGCCGGAGCCGAGCGGGCGCGCGAGATCGCCGGCAACACCCTCGCACAGGTATACGACCGGGTCGGCTTGCTGGCTCGTTAG
- a CDS encoding oxygenase MpaB family protein has product MLLPDALDEEATMSEPGYFSDHSMIRRVMSKRAVGLSYGLRALVIGAVHPLLYVGTAENTEHRMTPYTRLALTGHLFEAVFLGSKAEADRALAFTRKKHVEVRGTLPEDAGAQHPAGTRYSALDPHLMFMTMAFTFDSAEVMYDLLVRAMTDGEREGLYQDYVRWGQLFGMPADAAPSSYREFRAFFDGYLASDELFLTDEARLVGSYLAGQRVPYAQGVPLQQVTSVFYLLVQGSLPPRIRRMYGMRWGVSEEVAYQALSRAVRTAHVSVPLVPPVLRGTLAGPSAPVYKLLSRRERELVGSGRPSMPGIDPRNWVQRNSA; this is encoded by the coding sequence ATGCTGTTGCCAGATGCTCTCGACGAGGAGGCGACCATGTCCGAGCCCGGTTACTTCAGCGATCACTCGATGATTCGGCGGGTGATGAGCAAGCGCGCGGTGGGGCTCAGCTACGGCTTGCGCGCCCTGGTCATCGGCGCGGTGCATCCGCTGCTCTACGTCGGTACCGCGGAGAACACCGAGCATCGGATGACGCCCTACACCCGCCTCGCGCTGACCGGGCATCTGTTCGAGGCGGTGTTCCTCGGCAGCAAGGCCGAGGCCGATCGCGCGCTGGCGTTCACCAGGAAGAAGCACGTCGAGGTGCGCGGCACGCTGCCCGAGGACGCGGGTGCGCAGCACCCGGCCGGCACCCGGTATTCCGCGCTCGACCCACACCTGATGTTCATGACGATGGCCTTCACCTTCGACTCGGCCGAGGTGATGTACGACCTGCTGGTGCGCGCCATGACCGACGGCGAGCGCGAGGGGCTCTACCAGGACTACGTGCGCTGGGGCCAGCTGTTCGGCATGCCCGCGGACGCGGCGCCCAGCAGCTACCGGGAGTTCCGCGCCTTCTTCGACGGCTACCTCGCCTCCGACGAGCTGTTCCTCACCGACGAGGCGCGGCTGGTCGGCTCGTACCTGGCCGGTCAGCGCGTGCCCTACGCGCAGGGGGTGCCGCTGCAGCAGGTCACCTCCGTGTTCTATCTGCTGGTCCAGGGCAGCCTGCCGCCGCGTATCCGCCGGATGTACGGGATGCGCTGGGGAGTGTCCGAGGAGGTCGCCTACCAGGCGCTGTCGCGGGCGGTTCGCACCGCGCACGTCTCGGTCCCGCTGGTCCCGCCGGTGCTACGAGGCACGCTGGCCGGGCCGAGCGCACCGGTCTACAAACTGCTCTCCCGCCGCGAACGTGAACTGGTCGGCAGCGGGCGGCCGAGCATGCCCGGAATCGATCCACGCAACTGGGTGCAGCGAAATTCGGCTTGA
- a CDS encoding TetR/AcrR family transcriptional regulator: protein MTAQRTYGGISAQVRRAQRRAALLEAALEIIGTEGLEKLTVSGLCARAGLNERYYYENFDSRDAVLAALIDGIAEELADAILAAVRAAPPDTRATAHAAITAGVHLLTEDPRKAKVALIAGMATPELRARTTETVRVFARMVAAEGIDFYRISDAAPDPAIDFRAMYLVGGLVQTLTAWLQGDLELSRDELIEHTVDVFVLLGEDLAEKLR, encoded by the coding sequence GTGACTGCGCAACGAACGTACGGGGGGATTTCCGCACAGGTGCGCCGGGCGCAGCGGCGCGCGGCGTTGCTGGAGGCGGCGCTGGAGATCATCGGCACCGAGGGGCTGGAGAAGCTGACCGTCTCCGGGTTGTGCGCTCGGGCGGGGCTGAACGAACGGTACTACTACGAGAATTTCGACAGCCGCGATGCCGTGCTCGCCGCCCTGATCGACGGGATCGCCGAGGAGCTGGCGGACGCCATCCTCGCGGCCGTGCGCGCTGCCCCGCCGGACACCCGCGCGACCGCGCACGCCGCGATCACCGCGGGCGTGCACCTGCTCACCGAGGACCCACGCAAGGCGAAGGTCGCCCTGATCGCGGGCATGGCGACGCCGGAGCTGCGCGCACGCACCACCGAAACGGTGCGCGTGTTCGCGCGGATGGTGGCCGCGGAAGGCATCGACTTCTACCGGATCAGCGACGCCGCCCCGGACCCGGCGATCGACTTCCGGGCCATGTATCTGGTCGGCGGACTGGTGCAGACGTTGACCGCCTGGCTCCAAGGCGATCTCGAGCTCAGCCGCGACGAACTGATCGAGCACACCGTCGATGTGTTCGTCTTGCTCGGCGAGGATTTGGCGGAAAAGCTGCGCTGA
- a CDS encoding barstar family protein, translating into MTKTVTLSQFLARPDADEAPPSPALAPPGVTFGALAVDAAEFSGVRDKAPSGYLVREVRGAKMPTAARVFDEFAAAFQFPYYFGENKDAFDECLRDLADFIGEAAGYVAVVRDSAGLLADELVERDWFAEAMRDCAAYWSRRDVLFRVVLQGDAPDLQDVSLRM; encoded by the coding sequence ATGACAAAGACCGTCACGCTGTCGCAATTCCTTGCCCGTCCCGACGCGGACGAAGCGCCGCCCAGCCCAGCGCTCGCCCCGCCTGGCGTCACATTCGGAGCGCTCGCGGTCGACGCCGCCGAGTTCAGTGGGGTGCGCGACAAGGCGCCTTCCGGTTATCTGGTGCGCGAGGTACGCGGCGCGAAGATGCCCACCGCGGCGCGGGTCTTCGACGAGTTCGCCGCCGCGTTCCAGTTCCCGTACTACTTCGGCGAGAACAAGGACGCGTTCGACGAATGCCTGCGGGACCTGGCCGATTTCATCGGCGAAGCGGCCGGATACGTTGCCGTGGTGCGCGACTCGGCCGGACTGCTCGCCGACGAGCTGGTCGAACGCGACTGGTTCGCCGAGGCGATGCGCGACTGCGCGGCCTATTGGTCGCGGCGGGACGTGCTGTTCCGTGTCGTCCTGCAAGGTGACGCGCCCGACCTCCAGGACGTGTCGCTGCGGATGTGA
- a CDS encoding ribonuclease domain-containing protein encodes MNRSPKVIRGLGVIGAVALALIVAVLALRGGTDATTATPVSRAITTATSTVVTPGTAPRGADSASPVTQAAGVPERAYATLREIDAGRWPDSANAPGTKGGERWMNRGGDLPATDSAGKPLTYQEWDVNPKQPGRSRDAERIVTGSDGSAWYTGDHYKTFTRMR; translated from the coding sequence ATGAACCGCTCGCCGAAGGTGATTCGCGGGCTCGGCGTCATCGGGGCGGTCGCGCTCGCGCTGATCGTCGCGGTGCTCGCCCTGCGCGGCGGCACCGATGCCACCACCGCCACGCCGGTCAGCCGCGCGATCACGACCGCCACAAGCACCGTCGTCACGCCCGGCACGGCGCCGCGGGGCGCGGACAGTGCGTCACCGGTCACCCAGGCGGCCGGGGTCCCGGAGCGCGCCTACGCCACGCTGCGGGAGATCGACGCGGGTCGCTGGCCCGACTCGGCGAATGCGCCGGGCACCAAGGGCGGCGAACGCTGGATGAACCGCGGCGGCGACCTGCCCGCCACGGATTCCGCTGGCAAGCCGCTCACCTACCAGGAATGGGACGTCAACCCGAAGCAGCCCGGCCGATCCCGCGACGCCGAACGCATCGTCACCGGCAGCGACGGCTCGGCCTGGTACACCGGAGACCATTACAAGACCTTCACGAGGATGCGCTGA
- a CDS encoding exodeoxyribonuclease III, translating to MPYISTVNVNGVRAAAGKGLLAWLAATEADIVCVQETRATDEQVRAALAPALDAGWQLSHAEPESKGRAGVGILSRRVPRAVRIGFGSSEFGAAGRYLEADFDDVTVASVYVHSGDAGSIRQDEKYRFMAELGAYLTARTGDFVVAGDWNIAHTERDLKNWKGNLKSAGFLPQERAWIDELLATGYIDVVRGLHPGVDGPYSWWSYRGRAFDNDSGWRIDYQLARGDLATRAKAAVVERAAAYDQRWSDHAPVTVQYR from the coding sequence GTGCCCTATATCTCGACAGTGAACGTGAACGGTGTCCGCGCGGCCGCGGGCAAGGGCCTGCTCGCCTGGCTCGCGGCCACCGAGGCCGACATCGTCTGCGTGCAGGAGACCCGCGCGACCGACGAGCAGGTCAGGGCCGCGCTGGCGCCCGCGCTCGACGCGGGATGGCAGCTGTCGCACGCGGAGCCGGAGTCCAAGGGGCGAGCGGGTGTCGGCATCCTGTCCCGGCGCGTTCCGCGTGCCGTGCGAATCGGGTTCGGCAGCAGTGAGTTCGGGGCCGCGGGCCGCTACCTGGAGGCCGATTTCGACGACGTCACGGTGGCAAGCGTGTACGTGCACTCCGGCGACGCGGGCTCCATACGCCAGGACGAGAAGTACCGCTTCATGGCCGAGCTCGGCGCCTACCTGACCGCGCGGACCGGAGATTTCGTGGTGGCGGGAGATTGGAACATCGCGCACACCGAGCGCGATCTGAAGAACTGGAAGGGCAACCTGAAGTCGGCCGGGTTCCTGCCGCAGGAGCGCGCCTGGATCGACGAGCTGCTGGCAACGGGCTACATCGACGTGGTGCGCGGTCTGCATCCCGGGGTCGACGGCCCGTACAGCTGGTGGTCCTACCGTGGCCGCGCGTTCGACAACGACAGCGGGTGGCGCATCGATTACCAGCTGGCCCGAGGCGATCTCGCCACCCGCGCCAAAGCGGCGGTAGTGGAACGCGCCGCCGCCTACGATCAGCGCTGGTCCGACCATGCGCCCGTCACGGTGCAGTACCGATGA
- a CDS encoding alpha/beta fold hydrolase, giving the protein MSSDASKSSSAADRPGTPARAAARGSAKAANPLQPIKALHVGSGDPLLLLHGFTMSPHCWEQTAARLATQCEVFAPAFAGHWGGPSANGWSIDVHFLADQICDQLDELGWRTCHIAGNSLGGWVGVELARRGRARTLTLIAPAGGWHAPSLTQLRINLKFLSLVPLLEIGKHLGRFAIDNPLAQRIALLALSKHASAVSRRDAAAAITAALNCPAMLPMIITALRAPAQDDLSTLRTPVRLLLSEYDRVIPNRVYARRYLKELPESADRILVNGVGHVPMLEAPDRIATLIAEHVYASRTRLRAV; this is encoded by the coding sequence ATGTCGTCTGACGCCTCCAAGTCCTCCTCCGCCGCCGATCGCCCCGGCACACCCGCGCGAGCCGCCGCTCGCGGCTCCGCGAAGGCGGCGAACCCGCTCCAGCCGATCAAGGCTCTGCACGTCGGTTCCGGCGACCCGCTGCTGTTGCTGCACGGATTCACGATGTCGCCGCACTGCTGGGAGCAGACCGCGGCGCGGCTGGCGACGCAGTGCGAGGTGTTCGCGCCCGCGTTCGCGGGCCACTGGGGCGGCCCGTCCGCGAACGGCTGGTCCATCGACGTGCACTTCCTCGCCGACCAGATCTGCGATCAGCTCGACGAATTGGGCTGGCGCACCTGTCATATCGCGGGCAACTCCCTCGGCGGCTGGGTCGGTGTGGAGCTCGCCCGCCGCGGGCGTGCCCGCACGCTGACACTGATCGCGCCCGCGGGCGGTTGGCACGCGCCCTCGCTGACCCAGCTGCGGATCAATCTGAAATTCCTTTCCCTGGTTCCGCTCCTCGAAATCGGCAAGCACCTGGGCCGATTCGCGATCGACAACCCGCTCGCCCAGCGCATCGCCCTGCTCGCGCTGAGCAAGCACGCGTCCGCGGTGTCGCGCCGCGATGCCGCGGCCGCCATCACGGCCGCACTGAACTGCCCGGCCATGCTCCCGATGATCATCACCGCCCTGCGTGCACCGGCACAGGACGACTTGTCCACGCTGCGGACACCGGTCCGGCTGCTGCTGTCGGAGTACGACCGGGTCATCCCCAACCGCGTCTACGCTCGCCGCTACCTGAAGGAACTGCCCGAATCCGCCGACCGCATCCTGGTCAACGGCGTCGGCCACGTGCCCATGCTGGAGGCGCCCGATCGCATCGCCACCCTCATCGCCGAACACGTCTATGCCAGCCGCACTCGCCTGCGCGCGGTGTGA
- a CDS encoding acyl-CoA dehydrogenase family protein: MFEWSETDVLLRDAVRAFIDKEIRPNLDALDSGELPPYPIIRKLFGEFGIDVMGGEAVQKMLAKQQAREAVAAGEPRPEKKAKTSPFAGQESLMAVLISELSGVCMGLVTALGVSIGLGATTIMSRGTLAQKQRWLEDIVTMRKVAAWAITEPDSGSDAFGGMKTYVKRDGEDYLLNGQKTFITNGPYADVMIVYAKLDDGAGGDKRERKVLTFVLDKDMPGLTQGKPFKKMGLHASPTGELFFDNVRVGRDRLLGETEEHKGGDGRESARSSFTAERIGVAFMALGIINECHRLGVEYAKSRTLWGQEIGRFQLVQLKLAKMEIARINVQNMVFNTLERGRAGKPPTLAEASAMKLYASEAATEVAMEAVQLFGGNGYMTEYRVEQLARDAKSLMIYAGSNEIQVTHIAKGLLAQ, translated from the coding sequence ATGTTCGAATGGTCCGAAACCGATGTGCTGCTCCGCGATGCCGTCCGGGCGTTCATCGACAAGGAGATCCGCCCCAACCTGGACGCGCTCGACAGCGGCGAACTGCCGCCCTATCCGATCATCCGCAAGCTGTTCGGTGAATTCGGTATCGACGTCATGGGCGGCGAGGCGGTGCAGAAGATGCTGGCCAAGCAGCAGGCACGAGAGGCCGTCGCCGCGGGGGAGCCGAGGCCGGAGAAGAAAGCGAAGACGAGTCCGTTCGCCGGACAGGAATCGCTGATGGCGGTGCTGATCAGCGAGTTGTCCGGGGTGTGCATGGGCCTGGTCACCGCGCTGGGGGTGAGCATCGGTCTCGGCGCCACCACCATCATGTCGCGCGGCACGCTGGCGCAGAAGCAGCGCTGGCTGGAGGACATCGTCACCATGCGGAAGGTGGCGGCGTGGGCGATCACCGAACCGGACTCCGGTTCGGACGCGTTCGGTGGCATGAAGACCTACGTCAAGCGCGACGGCGAGGACTACCTCCTCAACGGCCAGAAGACCTTCATCACCAACGGCCCCTACGCCGACGTGATGATCGTCTACGCGAAGCTCGACGACGGGGCGGGCGGGGACAAGCGCGAACGCAAGGTGCTCACCTTCGTGCTGGACAAGGACATGCCCGGGCTCACCCAGGGCAAGCCGTTCAAGAAGATGGGCCTGCACGCCTCACCGACCGGTGAGCTGTTCTTCGACAACGTGCGCGTCGGCCGGGACCGGCTGCTCGGCGAGACCGAGGAGCACAAGGGCGGCGACGGCAGGGAGAGCGCCCGCTCCAGTTTCACCGCCGAGCGCATCGGCGTGGCCTTCATGGCGTTGGGCATCATCAACGAATGCCATCGGCTCGGCGTGGAGTACGCCAAGAGCCGCACGCTCTGGGGCCAGGAGATCGGGCGATTCCAGCTGGTCCAGCTGAAGCTGGCGAAGATGGAGATCGCGCGGATCAACGTGCAGAACATGGTGTTCAACACGCTGGAGCGCGGCCGGGCGGGCAAGCCGCCGACGCTCGCCGAAGCGTCCGCGATGAAGCTGTACGCGTCCGAGGCGGCCACCGAGGTCGCCATGGAGGCGGTGCAGCTTTTCGGCGGCAACGGCTACATGACCGAATATCGCGTCGAGCAGCTCGCCCGCGACGCCAAGTCGCTGATGATCTACGCAGGCAGCAACGAGATCCAGGTGACCCACATCGCCAAGGGCCTGCTCGCGCAGTAG
- a CDS encoding SDR family oxidoreductase has protein sequence MGALAGRVAVITGAGRGIGREHALLFAKEGAAVVVNDLGGSNAGEGTDTGPAQDVVREIVAAGGKAVADINDIATWEGAQRLVAQAVSEFGGLDVVVNNAGILRDAFVAGMTEAQWDAVIAVHLKGHAAVLHHAATYWKQQSKAGNQPKAAVINTASASGTTIPNPGQANYGAAKAGIAALTLVAADELARYGVRVNAIAPIARTRLTLATPGMGDMMAAEAEAAADGGFDAFSPANIAPLVAYLASEICPITGKVFAVQGGAISELAGWHDVRTIETEGPWLIDDIAARLP, from the coding sequence ATGGGCGCACTGGCCGGACGGGTCGCCGTCATCACCGGGGCGGGCCGCGGTATCGGCCGCGAGCACGCACTGCTGTTCGCGAAGGAAGGCGCCGCCGTGGTCGTCAACGATCTCGGCGGCAGCAACGCGGGCGAGGGGACCGATACCGGGCCCGCTCAGGACGTGGTGCGCGAGATCGTCGCCGCGGGCGGTAAGGCGGTTGCCGACATCAACGACATCGCGACCTGGGAAGGCGCGCAAAGGCTTGTGGCCCAGGCAGTTTCGGAGTTCGGTGGGCTCGACGTCGTGGTCAACAACGCGGGCATCCTGCGCGACGCCTTTGTCGCGGGTATGACCGAGGCGCAGTGGGACGCGGTGATCGCCGTGCATCTCAAGGGCCATGCCGCTGTGCTGCACCATGCCGCCACCTACTGGAAGCAACAGTCCAAGGCGGGCAACCAGCCCAAGGCCGCCGTGATCAACACCGCCTCTGCCTCCGGCACCACCATCCCGAACCCTGGCCAGGCCAACTACGGTGCGGCCAAGGCTGGGATCGCCGCGCTGACCCTGGTCGCCGCCGACGAGCTGGCGCGCTACGGCGTGCGGGTCAACGCGATCGCGCCGATCGCGCGCACCCGGCTCACCCTGGCCACTCCCGGCATGGGCGACATGATGGCGGCCGAGGCCGAGGCGGCCGCCGATGGCGGGTTCGACGCCTTCAGCCCGGCCAATATCGCACCGCTGGTCGCCTACCTGGCCTCGGAAATCTGCCCGATCACCGGCAAGGTGTTCGCGGTGCAGGGCGGTGCGATCTCCGAGCTGGCCGGTTGGCACGATGTAAGGACCATCGAGACCGAAGGCCCGTGGCTGATCGACGACATCGCCGCCCGGCTGCCCTGA
- a CDS encoding MaoC/PaaZ C-terminal domain-containing protein: MSSDFTTAARVVEFDDAGLETWCDEEHFEVTAERITEYAAATNDPIAAHLEGAVAPPVFAIVPVFEAMMLPVIDVAPMDIFGRVVHGEQDFHFHRAIRPGDRLVSRAKAVGYTSRSNGTTITIRIECRTETGESVNDQYLTAFFRNIDAGKTAGAAAPAHKFDERLRERNPVAVVAQHVDHDQTFRYAPASGDPVPLHLDDQVAKDAGLPGIIAHGLCTMAFASWAVLTELAESDVHRLSRFAVRFTKLVFPGDDLETRIWKAGSADGVTSYAFETVRGDDVVLSDGLAEIAD, from the coding sequence ATGAGTTCCGATTTCACCACCGCCGCCCGCGTGGTCGAGTTCGATGACGCGGGACTGGAAACCTGGTGCGACGAAGAGCATTTCGAGGTTACCGCCGAGCGGATAACGGAGTACGCCGCCGCCACGAACGACCCGATCGCGGCGCATCTCGAGGGCGCCGTGGCGCCACCGGTCTTCGCCATCGTCCCGGTCTTCGAGGCCATGATGCTGCCGGTGATCGATGTCGCGCCGATGGACATCTTCGGTCGAGTGGTGCACGGAGAGCAGGACTTCCACTTCCATCGCGCCATCCGTCCCGGCGACCGGCTGGTATCGCGCGCAAAGGCGGTCGGCTACACCAGCCGATCCAATGGGACGACCATCACCATCCGCATCGAATGCCGCACCGAGACAGGCGAATCGGTCAACGATCAGTACCTGACCGCGTTCTTCCGCAATATCGACGCAGGCAAGACGGCCGGCGCGGCCGCTCCGGCGCACAAGTTCGACGAACGGCTGCGTGAGCGGAACCCGGTCGCGGTCGTGGCGCAGCACGTCGACCACGACCAGACCTTCCGCTACGCACCGGCCTCCGGCGATCCGGTGCCGCTGCACCTGGACGATCAGGTCGCCAAGGACGCCGGGCTGCCCGGCATCATCGCGCACGGGCTGTGCACCATGGCCTTCGCGTCCTGGGCGGTGCTCACCGAGCTCGCGGAGTCGGATGTGCACCGGCTGAGCCGATTCGCGGTGCGCTTCACCAAGCTGGTCTTTCCCGGCGACGACCTGGAGACCCGGATCTGGAAGGCCGGTTCGGCCGACGGCGTGACCAGCTACGCGTTCGAGACCGTGCGCGGCGACGATGTCGTGCTCAGCGACGGTCTGGCCGAGATCGCCGACTGA
- a CDS encoding type II toxin-antitoxin system Rv0910 family toxin, translating into MGHIEATKDVNATPEALWAVVSDPRTWDKWFTIHERFMEEPPAVLSEGAKLVAKIVMLGMANKLEWTIVSVAAPNKLTLGGTGMAGVKTEFTFDIRPNGDGSTILVSGDFEGALIKGALGKAVEKDGIKQLDRSLAQLDALASA; encoded by the coding sequence ATGGGGCACATCGAAGCCACCAAGGACGTCAACGCCACGCCCGAGGCGTTGTGGGCGGTCGTCTCCGACCCGCGGACCTGGGACAAGTGGTTCACCATCCACGAGCGCTTCATGGAGGAGCCGCCCGCAGTGCTGAGCGAGGGCGCGAAGCTGGTCGCCAAGATCGTGATGCTCGGCATGGCGAACAAGCTGGAGTGGACCATTGTCTCGGTGGCCGCGCCGAACAAGCTGACGCTGGGCGGCACCGGCATGGCGGGGGTGAAGACCGAATTCACCTTCGACATCCGGCCCAACGGCGACGGCAGCACGATCCTGGTGTCCGGCGACTTCGAGGGCGCGTTGATCAAGGGCGCACTGGGCAAGGCGGTGGAGAAGGACGGCATCAAACAACTGGACCGATCGCTAGCACAACTCGACGCCCTGGCCTCGGCATGA